ctaattgaactaaggcctaatcctggcttagtcccgcaccgtttgtcgtagacccacgaatgaggtgtcaaatcgaccggcttattgaggagaggtgtgctatgacttttctaagcgattgggtgtacgattttcgcacagcatacgaaaaaatggctgaaaaaactcccatagacttaacatgggggccaaatctgtggtctaagccctgtctgtgaaaccgggccttaaTGTTATATATCaggattcattttatttttttattcattttatttaaaaaatgcattaaaagtgcaTTAGTGTTGCATAGCCTATTAAATAGACTCCTAAAATACACTGCGCACGTATGCCAAGGTCATACATTCGCGTCCATCCATGAAGCACTTCAAAATGTCATCATTACCAGGTCTATTTCCCTGCATGTGAACTCTGTCACGTCTCACAAGAACATGTACCCGCCTATGATTGTAATAAAAACCACTCCCGTTTTGCTGCGTCACTCTTGAACCCGCCTTTCAAAGCACAACAGCCAATCATCGTCTCCACaccctgtcaatcaaaccataACTcgcgttctgattggtcaagCTTCAGTCTTGCATAATTGCTTGAAATTTCCTTCCTTTATTGCAATTCATTGCATCCGTAACGTGACAACGCTGGAAGTGTGATTCGGAAACCGTCGCTTCCTCAACCACGTTTAATTGGTAAGTTTTTACTTAATATAAAGCGCCTACATCCAAGTAAAAGcgaatatatatttcatatatgtaGGAAGATGTCTTTCTCTAGTCGCTTTTCCGCTTTAATGCAAAGTTACGTTAACTGATACGTGAACCGCACAAGGTCATTCATGCTTGTATCTGAAGGACATGTTGCATCATGAACTAGTTAACAAGATGTAACGTTAGTTTGTAGAAAGAAACATCAGTGCTTTCTGTAAGGTTTGCGATCAAGTACACACCCAAATCTGAGCCCTTGCTCAGGCTCCTTGATGTTGATTGAAACATTCACATGATTCATTATAACATGACCATAGGTCACTGTTCTTGTGATGTGATTCATGTGTTTGTACTGATAATCTCAACCTCAGAAGTCATATAAATATGTGTATCTGTTTCCCACCCCTTTCTCCCTAGAGTCAAGATGCCTCACGCTTACCCTTTCCTCACTCCAGAGCAGAAGAAGGAGCTGAATGATATCGCTCTGAGGATTGTGGCCGCTGGCAAAGGCATTCTTGCTGCAGATGAATCTACAGGTACTTTGGGCTGTTGAGTTTTTGTGCGTTAGTAACCAGTTTATTTGCTCGTCTTTCATCTCATGTCGTTGATCTTGTGCAGGTAGCGTGGCGAAGCGGTTCCAGAGCATCAATGCTGAGAACACGGAGGAGAACAGGAGACTGTACCGCCAGCTGCTGTTTACCGCAGACGACCGCGTCAAGCCCTGCATCGGTGGCGTCATCCTCTTCCATGAGACCCTCTACCAGAAGACAGATGATGGCAAACTTTTCTCCCAGCTCCTTAAGGAGAGGGGCATGGTAGTTGGTATCAAAGTGGACAAGGGTGTGGTTCCCCTGGCTGGCACTAATGGAGAGACCACCACACAAGGTGAACATCCCGTGATTATCTAAAAAATAGATTATCAGGTTGTTAAAATTACACACATGGTATTTTATAACCTTTTGGATCcacttaaaggtttagttcacccaaaaatgaaaataatgtcagtaattactctccctcatctcgttccacacccgtaagaccttcgttcatcttcagaacacaaattaagatatttttgatgaaatctgatggctcagtgaggcctccatagggagcaatgacatttcctctctcaagatccattaatgtagtaaaaacatatttaaatcagttcatgtgagtacagtggttcaatattcatattataaagcgacaagaatatttttggtgcaccaaaaaaaaaacaaaataaagacttatttagtgatggccgatttcaaaacactacttcaggaagcttcggaacataaatgaatcagtgtgtcgaatcagtggttcggagcgccaaagtcacgtgatttcagctgtttGGTGGTCTGACacatgatccgaatcatgattcgacacactgattcataaaaCGTAAAACGGCacgaggatgagtaattaatgacattattttcatttttgggtgaactagccatTTAAATGCTGGAATTAGATGGACTTTGTCTGGAATTGAATGGTCACAATCACTTAGTTTGCTTGGGAGTTTTTAAATCCTCATTGCTTTCTACGTCCGCAGGTCTGGATGGGCTGTACGAGCGTTGTGCTCAGTATAAGAAGGATGGGGCAGACTTTGCTAAATGGAGGTGTGTGCTGAAGATCACTCCCACAACTCCCTCTAGACTGGCCATCATTGAGAACGCTAATGTGCTCGCTCGTTACGCGAGCATCTGCCAGATGGTGAGACACGTACAGCCATATatacaatgtttttgttttttgttttctatgcTCAAATCACCCAAATCTTTGAACATAagtgtatattaaaataattgtatactTTCATTACTGACATAATGTCACTTTTCTCATCATATGCTTTCATTTAGCATGGAGGcattgaagggttagttcacttcagaattaaaatttcctgataatttactcacccccatcaTGCCATCCAAGATAttcctgtctttctttcttcggaCAAAaggaaatgaaggtttttgagtaAAACAtcccaggatttttctccatatagtggacttcactggggatcaacaggttgaaggtcaaaattacagtttcagtgcagcttcaaagggctctacgtgatcccagatgaggaatatgaaatgatctgtcattttctaaaataaaacaaaatttatatgtttcaaccacaaatgctcatcttgcactgctctgcgacgTGCCACACATGACGTAATcccattggaaaggtcacacgtgacgtagGTTAAAGTAgaccgatccagtgtctacaaagtgtATATGCAAAGattaagtcaaacggcctttacaacaaaaataaggGTAAAATAATGATGTAGGATGAGAGGAGAAATtgagatggattttttttttttttttttgccctacTGTGGTACTTCCACCTGCGTCATgcttgacctttccaacgtgattacgtaatgcatggcgcatagcagagctagtgcaagacaagcattttcGACCCTTAACcgttattcctcgtctgggatcgtttaaagacctttgaagctgcactgaaactgtcattttgaccttcaaccatttgggctccattgaagtccactatatggagaaaaatcctgaaatgttttcatcaaaaaccttaatttcttttcaactgatgaaagaaagacatgaacatcttggatgactataatattaagcagcacaactgttttcaacatgtatgataagaaatgtttcttcatgATTTCtaaagaatcatgtgacactgaaaacaaaaaaaattcagcTTCGCATCACTGGAATGAATtgctttgtaaaatatattcaaaagtGGTTGAGCAAAAGTGACTATATCTTAAAATCTTACCCACCCAAATCTTTGGCCGTAAGTGtgtattaaaataattgtatactTCCATTACTGACATAATGTCACTTTTCTCATCAGCATGGCATTGTGCCTATTGTGGAGCCTGAAATTCTGCCTGATGGTGAACATGACCTGAAGAGGTGCCAGTATGTGACGGAGAAGGTTCTGGCTGCTGTGTACAAGGCCCTGTCTGACCACCATGTCTACTTGGAGGGAACTCTGCTCAAACCCAACATGGTGACTGCCGGGCATTCCTGTTCCCAGAAGAACACCCCCCAGGAGATCGCCATGGCAACTGTCACAGCTCTTCGCCGTACTGTTCCTCCTGCTGTGCCAGGTTAGTAAAACAACCGCAATTACTCAGTCAATCATGACAGAGTCTTTATCTTATCACCGGCCTCCTGGATTAACTTCTCGAGTctgtaattattataattttcttATTCCTGACCCATTTTACCACACCCCTTCTTGATATAGGTATCACCTTCCTGTCTGGAGGCCAGAGTGAGGAGGAGGCCACACTCAACCTGAACGCCATGAACCAGTGTCCCCTGCATAGGCCCTGGGCCCTGACCTTCTCCTACGGTCGTGCCCTGCAGGCCTCTGCCCTCAAAGCCTGGGGTGGCAAGAAGGAGAATGGCAAAGCCTGCCAGGAGGAGTTCATAAAGAGAGCTCTTGTAAGTGTCAATAACTTGATCATCTACTAGTTGCTAATCtggtataaaaaaaacaatttctgtaaccatttttttttctcaagcaCTGTCTTCAATTgtggtacaaaaaaaaataaaaaatctgggCATCTTTTGAAAGTGTTAA
The window above is part of the Chanodichthys erythropterus isolate Z2021 chromosome 3, ASM2448905v1, whole genome shotgun sequence genome. Proteins encoded here:
- the aldoaa gene encoding aldolase a, fructose-bisphosphate, a: MPHAYPFLTPEQKKELNDIALRIVAAGKGILAADESTGSVAKRFQSINAENTEENRRLYRQLLFTADDRVKPCIGGVILFHETLYQKTDDGKLFSQLLKERGMVVGIKVDKGVVPLAGTNGETTTQGLDGLYERCAQYKKDGADFAKWRCVLKITPTTPSRLAIIENANVLARYASICQMHGIVPIVEPEILPDGEHDLKRCQYVTEKVLAAVYKALSDHHVYLEGTLLKPNMVTAGHSCSQKNTPQEIAMATVTALRRTVPPAVPGITFLSGGQSEEEATLNLNAMNQCPLHRPWALTFSYGRALQASALKAWGGKKENGKACQEEFIKRALNNSLACVGKYVSSGDKGAAAGESLFVANHAY